In the genome of Desulfobaccales bacterium, one region contains:
- a CDS encoding HEPN domain-containing protein, which translates to MPSRAGDWFNQALRDLEQAQDSRAAGRHEWACFAAQQAAEKAVKALHLHFGQEAWGHVIARLLQELPAAVTPPGDLIEKSRVLDNFYIPARYPNSHPQGAPFEHYGSLQSETAVTYAREIIEFSRAQMA; encoded by the coding sequence ATGCCCAGCCGTGCCGGTGATTGGTTCAATCAAGCGTTAAGGGATCTTGAACAGGCCCAGGACTCCCGAGCAGCCGGGCGCCATGAATGGGCCTGTTTTGCCGCGCAGCAAGCCGCGGAAAAGGCGGTGAAAGCCTTGCATTTGCATTTCGGGCAAGAAGCTTGGGGACACGTCATTGCCCGGCTGCTGCAAGAATTGCCTGCGGCGGTGACCCCGCCGGGTGACCTCATTGAGAAGTCCCGGGTTTTGGACAACTTTTATATTCCGGCCCGCTATCCCAACAGCCATCCCCAGGGGGCGCCCTTTGAACATTACGGCTCCCTGCAAAGCGAGACCGCCGTCACTTATGCCCGTGAGATCATTGAATTCAGCCGTGCTCAAATGGCCTGA
- a CDS encoding nucleotidyltransferase domain-containing protein, with protein MSQIGFFGSYARGDWGVGSDLDLIIIVAGISQPFEMRPSAFDTLELPVPTDILVYTREEWNTLKQKRNFFQKLDRETVWIYPSNNPS; from the coding sequence GTGTCGCAAATCGGCTTCTTCGGCTCGTACGCCCGGGGCGATTGGGGAGTGGGCAGCGATTTGGACCTGATCATCATCGTAGCCGGAATCAGTCAGCCGTTTGAAATGCGGCCGAGCGCCTTTGATACCCTGGAACTTCCTGTCCCCACGGATATTTTGGTTTATACTCGGGAAGAATGGAATACTTTAAAACAAAAGCGGAACTTTTTCCAAAAATTGGACCGGGAGACGGTCTGGATTTATCCCTCGAATAACCCATCTTAA